The genomic region ATTATCGCCGCTCAAATCCACTCCGCGCCAATCGGCGTCTTTGAAGTACGTTGCGGAGAGGTCTAGAGTTGAGGCGCTCGGTCGCGGGGTTTTCAGGACGGAGCCGACCTGGGCGGAGATCTTGGGCGCAACGGAAGTAAAGTATCCAAGCAAAGCTGCTTCCTGCGGGCTGAGCTTTTTGAGGTCATTGGTCTGGGTTTCTGGGTCCCAGGACTTGTTCAGCAGGGGAGTTCCTTTAGTGCTGAGGGCGCGGTCGAGTTTCAGGACGAACTCCAGGTTACTCCAATCGACCGGCACGAAGGCCGCCCCAAACAGATCGTTAAAGAAAACAGGGTCGGTGCTGTTGGCGAGGAGTTGGACGGCGGTAAGCTTGGCGCGGTCGCCGTATTTCGGGGAATTCAAGAACGGGTGTAGCGCGACGATGCCCGGAGGCAGCTTGCTGGTCTCGGAAATCGTCTTGACGGTCTCTTCCCAACGGGCATCCATCGCGGCCTCGCTCTTGTCCTTCTCAGAGCGTATGAACTGCCAGTTCTGCGCGATCAAGGTGGCCGCCAGGGTCACGATGGTCACCACGGGGGTCAGGATCGCCACGTATTCCTTGAGCCGTTCGGACCGTTCCCGTTTTGAAGCCGTCTCATTCTCGTGCTGAAGCTTACGCTCTTCGAGCGCTATTTTCGAAGTTCCGCCTGCGCTTTTTCCATGTCCGATGAAAGTCTCAGGACCCCGGTCGCCTTTTCGACGGCGGAGGCAAGCTCCGGCACTGATGCATCCTGGGCTTTATTTAACAGCGAACTGGCCGCGGCCCGAAGTTGCTCCATTTGATCCATGGCGCCTCTTTAATGGAGATTGGCTATTTGACTTGGTAGACGGATGTCATTGTACACCGATTTCACTCGCTTCGCGATGCCATTGAACGTGACGAGAACGGGGGAGGATCGTCCTTGGGCCCGGTTGCCGGTGCACCCGGTTCAAGCAAACCACGCCCCCAGACCACGCTGTCTCATTCTGTGCTACCATTAGCCAGCGCAAAAAATGGGATCGCAACCAGCGCCATTGCGGGGGCGGACAGGTGACCCTTCCAATTGAATTGACTCCTGACTCCAAGTATCAGCTCCTGCTCCAAATTTCCCGTGAGATCAGTGGCACACTGGACCTTGACGAAGTTCTCAGCCAACTCATCGATGCGCTGAAGTCTGCGATCCCGTATGATGCGGCCGGTATTTTCGTTTTAAACGAAAACAGCCTGGCGCTCAGAGGCCACATCGGCACATGATTGAGGGAATGGCCACGCGTGGCTTTCCCGATCGTCCCAGAGAGGATGATCCCATGTTGAAGTCCGGCCAGGGGATCATCGGTTACGTGATCCGGACCGGCAGGAAGGTCATCGCCCGCGATGTCCGGCGTGATCCGCACTATATCGAAGGGCGGGAGGGCACGCTGTCGGAAATTGCCGTTCCCATCATCGTCAACGGTCAGGTCATCGGAGCCTTGAACCTTGAGTGTGACCGGGTGAACGCCTTTTCCGAAGCGGACGCCAAGCTTCTCCAGTTCATCTCGAACTCCGCCGGTATCGCGATTGAGAAGGCGATGCTCCACCAACACCTGTTGGAGAGCAAACGGATCGAAAGTCAGTTGAAAATCGCCCGCCAGGTCCAGGCCAGCCTGCTGCCCGCTCAACCACCCTCCTTGACGGGATATGACATTTCGGCCATCAATCTGCCGAACTCGGAAATCGGGGGAGATTACTTCGACTACATCCAGCTGCCTCACGGGAAGCTGGGGATCGCCATCGCCGACGTCTCCGGCAAAGGGGTTCCGGCCGCCCTCATCATGGCCAAGTTTCGGGCTGCCCTGAGGACCCGCGTGCGCCTCGATTCCTCCATTTCCCGCGTCATGCAGTCGGTGAACACGTTCTTGTTGGAATCGGTTGGAAGCTCCGACTTCGTCACCGCGGTGTTCGGGGCTCTTGACCCGCCCTCCGGCCGCTTCGCCTATTCGAACTGCGGCCATAATCCTCCCCTGATATTGCGCAGGCGAGGGATGACCGAGGAGTTGCAGGAGGGAGGCCTGGTGCTAGGGGTTGACAAAGACGC from Terriglobia bacterium harbors:
- a CDS encoding SpoIIE family protein phosphatase, giving the protein MATRGFPDRPREDDPMLKSGQGIIGYVIRTGRKVIARDVRRDPHYIEGREGTLSEIAVPIIVNGQVIGALNLECDRVNAFSEADAKLLQFISNSAGIAIEKAMLHQHLLESKRIESQLKIARQVQASLLPAQPPSLTGYDISAINLPNSEIGGDYFDYIQLPHGKLGIAIADVSGKGVPAALIMAKFRAALRTRVRLDSSISRVMQSVNTFLLESVGSSDFVTAVFGALDPPSGRFAYSNCGHNPPLILRRRGMTEELQEGGLVLGVDKDAQYDASRVTLNPGDVLVLYTDGVVEVPDPSGKEFGLKGLERTIRGAWNLPASDMIQSVVRSTESLIGSAGYNDDFTLMVVKRLEK